GATCGGGTCGCCCAGCGTCGTGCCCGTGCCGTGCGCCTCCACCGCGTCCACATCCGCCGGAGACAGGCCCGCGTCGGCCAGCGCCTGCCGGATCACGCGCTGCTGCGAGGGGCCGTTGGGGGCGGTCAGGCCGTTGGAGGCGCCGTCCTGGTTCAACGCGCTGCCCCGCACCACCGCGAGCACCGGGTGCCCGTTGCGCCGCGCGTCCGACAGCCGCTCCACCAGCAGCACGCCCGCGCCCTCGCCCCAGCCGGTGCCGTCGGTGGAGGAGGAGAAGGACTTGCAGCGGCCGTCGCGGGACAGGCCGCGCTGCTCGCTGAAGTCGATGAACGTCTGCGGGGTGCCCATGACGGTCACGCCGCCGACGAGCGCGAGCGAGCACTCGCCGGACCGCAGCGCGCGGGCGGCCCAGTGCACGGCCACGAGCGAGGACGAGCACGCCGTGTCCACCGTGACGGCCGGGCCTTCGAGGCCCAGCGTGTAGGCGACGCGGCCCGAGACGATGCTGCCGCTGCTGCCGCCCGGGTAGTCGTGGTACATGACGCCGGCGAACACGCCCGTGGGCGAGCCCTTGAGCGAGGACGGGTCGATCCCGGCCCGCTCAAGCGCCTCCCAGGACACTTCGAGCAGCAGCCGCTGCTGCGGGTCCATGTCGCGGGCCTCGCGCGGGCTGATGCCGAAGAAGTCCGCGTCGAACTCGGCCGCGTCGTGCAGGAAACCGCCCTCGCGCACATAGCTCTTGCCGGGCTTGCCCGGCTCCGGGTCGTAGATCGACTCCACGTCCCAACCCCGGTCGCCGGGGAACTCCGAGACCGCGTCGACCCCCTCGTCCACCAGCCGCCACAGCCCCTCGGGCGAGGTCACCCCGCCCGGATAGCGGCACGCCATCGCCACGATCGCGATCGGCTCGTCGTCGGCCCGCGCCACGGCGGGCGCGGCGGAGGCCGCGTCGATGCCGCCGGACAGCTCGGCCAGCAGGTGGCGGGCCAGCTCCGCCGGGGTCGGGTAGTCGAACACGAGGGTCGCGGGCAGCCGCAGCCCGGTGGCCCCGCCCAGCAGGTTGCGCAGCTCGATCGCCGTGAGCGAGTCGAACCCGAGGTCGCGGAAGGCGCGTTCCGGGTCGATCGCGTCGCTTCCCGCGTGCCGCAGCACGGTCGCGGCCTGCGAGCGGACGAGGCCGAGCACCTCGTCGGCGCGTTCCGACTCGGGCAGCGCGGCCAGCCGCTCCCCGAGGGTGCCTGCCGCCGGGCCCGCGGCGTCGACGACGCGGCGGGCCCGGCCGCGCGCCAGGCCGCGCAGCAGGGGCGGCGGCGTGCCGAAGGCCGCCGGGTCGAACCGGGCGGGCACGAGCGCGGGTTCGCCGCCGCCCGTGGCGGCGTCGAGCAGCGCCAGGCCCTCGGCCGGGGTCAGGGCGCGCAGCCCGTCCTGGTCGAGGCCGTCCGCCATCCCGGCGCCGGCCCACGGCCCCCACGCGAGCGAGAGCGCGGGCAGGCCGAGCGCGTGCCGGTGGCGGGCGAGGGCGTCGAGGAACGCGTTGGCGGCGGCGTAGTTGCCCTGTCCCGGCGCGCCGAGGACGCCGGCGAGCGAGGCGAACAGCACGAACGCGGTCGGCTCCGTCTCCCGGGTCAGCTCGTGCAGGTGCCAGGCCGCGTCCGCCTTCGGGCGCAGCACGCGGTCGAGGCGTTCGGGCGTGAGCGCGGAGACGACGCCGTCGTCCAGCACCCCGGCCGCGTGCACGACGCCGCCGATGGAGCGGCCGTCGAGCAGCGCGGCGAGCGCGTCGCGGTCGGCCGCGTCGCACGCGGCGACCTCTGCCTCGGCGCCCAGCTCCGCCAACTCTTCGACGAGCGCGGCTGCTTCGGGCGCCCGCGCGCCGCGCCTGCTGGTCAGCAGCAGGTGCCGCACGCCGTGCGCGGTCACCAGGTGGCGGGCGACGGCCGCGCCGAGCGCGCCGGTGCCGCCGGTGATCAGGACGGTGCGCCCGGTGTCCCACACGGGGGCCTCCGCGGGCGCGGGCGCGGCGGTCAGGCGCGGCGCCAGGATCTCGCCGCCGGTGACGCGCAGTTCCGGCTCGCCGGTCGCGAGCAGGTCGCGCGGCTGGACGGGCCCGTCGGCCTCGACGAGGAGGAAACGCCCCGGGTGCTCGCTCGCGGCGGCGCGCACCAGGCCCGCGACGGCCGCGTGGCCGAGGTCGGAGCCGTCGAGCGCGCCCTCGGTGACCACGACGAGAGTGGTGTCGCCGTCGAGCGCGGCCCGCACGGCCGCCAGCGCGCCCGCGGTCGCGGCGCGCACGGCGGCCGGGGTGTCGCCGCTCGTCGGCGGGACGCGGTGGACGGTCACCTCGGCCTCGGCGGGCGGCTCGGCCGCGCCCGGCGCGGGCCCTTCGGCCGGCACCCAGTCGACGCGGAAGAGGGCGTCGGCGACGCGGGCCGAGGACAGCGCGAGGCCGTCCGCGGTGACCGGGCGCAGCGTGAGCGCGCCCACGGACGCGACGGGACGGCCGAGCCCGTCGGTGAGGTCGAGCGAGACGGTGTGCTCGTCGCGCAGGAGCAGGCGGACGCGCGCCGCCCCGGCGCCCTCGGCGTGCAGGGTGACGTCCGACCAGGAGAACGGCAGGACGGTGGCGCCCTCGCGCACCAGGTCGAGCGCGTGCAGCGCCGCGTCGAGCAGCGCGGGGTGCAGGCCGAAGCGCCCGGCCTCGACGCCCTCGGGCAGGGCGATCTCCGCGAACAGCTCGTCGCCGCGCCGCCAGGCCGCGCGCAGTCCGTGGAACGTCGGCCCGTAGTCGAGCCGCGCGTAGAGCCCGTCCGCGGGGAGCGGTTCCGCGTCGCGCGGCGGCCACGCGGCGGGGGCCTCGCGCGGCTGCGCGGCCTCGGGAGCGAGCGTTCCCTCGGCGTGCAGGACCCACTCGTTGCCGAACGGGGCGTCGTCGGCGCGCGAGTACACGCGCACCGGCCTGCGGCCCGAGGGGTCGGGCGCGTCGACGGCGACCTGGATCTGGACGCCCGCCTCGCCGGGGAGGACCAGGGGCGCGCCGAGCGTCAGTTCCTCGACGCGGCGGCAGCCGACCTGGTCGCCGGCCCGCACGGCCAGTTCCACGTAGGCGGTGCCGGGCAGCAGGACGGAGCCGAGCACGGTGTGGTCGGGCAGCCAGGGGTGGGTGCCGGTGGACAGCCGCCCGGTGAACACGGCGCCGTCGGAGCCCGGCAGCCGCACCATGGCACCGAGCAGCGGGTGGTCGGGCCGGTCGAGTCCGGCGGCGGTGACGTCGCCGCTCCTGCCGCTCTTGTCGAGCCAGTAGCGGGCGCGTTGGAACGGGTAGGTCGGCAGGTCGACCCGCCGCGCGTCGCGGCCGGCGAACACGCCCGCCCAGTCGACGCGCGCGCCCGCGGCGTGCAGGCGGCCGAGCGCGGCGAGGGCGGCGGCGGCCTCGGGCTCGCGGCGGCGCTGCGCGGGGACGAGGACGGCGGTGTCGGCCGACGTGGTGAGGCACTGCCTGGCCATGGCGGTGAGCACCCCGTCGGGGCCGATCTCGACGTACCGGGTGACGCCCTCGGCCTCAAGCCTGGTCACGGCGGCGGCGAAGCGCACCGCCTCGCGCACGTGCCGCACCCAGTGCTCCGCGGTGGCGACGTCGCCGTCCGCGACGACGGGGACGCGCGGCTGCGCGTAGGTGACGCTCGCGGCGACGCGGCGGAACGCGTCGAGCATCGGCTCCATGAGCGGCGAGTGGAACGCGTGGGACACCTTGAGCCGGCTGGTCCTGCGCGCGCCGAGCCGTTCCACGGCGGCGGTGACGGCGTCCTCGGTGCCGGAAAGGACCACGGACGCCGGGCCGTTGACGGCGGCGATGCCGACGTGCTCCCCGAGCACGGCGGCGGCCTCCTCCTCGGTGGCCTCGACCGCGACCATCGCGCCGCCCGGCGGCAGCGCGCCCATCAGCCGGGCCCGCGCCGAGACCAGGCGCGCGGCGTCGGCGAGCGTGAACACCCCGGCGACGTGCGCGGCGGCGAGTTCCCCGATCGAGTGGCCGGCCACGAAGTCGGGCTCCACGCCCCAGGATTCGAGCAGCCGGGCCAGCGCGACCTCGACCGCGAACAGCGCGGGCTGGGTGAACTCGGTGCGCTCCAGCGCGGCCTTGTCCTCGCCCCACATGACCTCGCGGACGGCCGGGTCGAGTTCCGCGCACACCTCGTCGAAGGCGCGCGCGAACACGGGGAACGCCGCGTGCAGGTCGCGGCCCATGCCCAGGCGCTGGCTGCCCTGCCCGGTGAACAGGAACGCGGTCAGCCCCGTCGCGCGCGCGGCCGGGTCGAGCGGCGCGTCGTTCGCGAGCGCGGTCAGCTCTCCGATGACCTCCTCGCGGTCGCGGCCGACGACGACGGCACGGCGGGCGAGCGCGGCGCGCCCCGTGGCGAGCGAGAAGCCCACGTCGACGGGGTCGAGCGCGGGCGCGGCCCGCAGCTGGTCGGCCAGTTGGCCCGCCTGGGCGCGCAGCGCGGCCTCGGTCCTGGCGGCCAGCGGCAGCGGCACGGGCACGCCCGCGGCCGGGCGCGGCCCGGCCGGGGCCTGCGCGTCGTCGCCCGCCTCGGCCTGCTCGATGATCACGTGCGCGTTGGTGCCGCTGACGCCGAACGAGGAGACCGCGGCGCGGCGCGGGCGGCCGGTCTCGGGCCAGGCCCTCGACTCGGTGAGGAGGCGGACGTTGCCCGCCTCCCAGTCGACCTGCGGCGTGGCCTCGTCGACGTGCAGGGTGCCGGGCAGCCGGCCGCGCCTGATGGCCTCGACCATCTTGATGACCCCGGCGACGCCCGCGGCGGCCTGGGTGTGGCCGATGTTCGACTTCACCGAGCCGAGCCACAGCGGCTCGGCCCGGTCCTGGCCGTAGGTGGCCAGCAGCGCCTGCGCCTCGATCGGGTCGCCGAGCGAGGTGCCGGTGCCGTGCCCCTCGACGGCGTCGATGTCGGCGGTGCCGAGCCCGGCGGCGGCGAGCGCCTGCCGGATCACGCGGCGCTGCGAGGGGCCGTTGGGCGCGCTGAAGCCGTTGGAGGCGCCGTCCTGGTTGACGGCGGAGCCGCGCACGACGGCCAGCACGCGGTGGCCGTTGCGGCGGGCGTCCGACAGCTTCTCCAGCAGCAGGACGCCGGCCCCCTCGCCCCAGCCGGTGCCGTCGGCGGTGGCGGCGAACGAGCGGCAGCGGCCGTCGGGCGACAGGCCGCGCTGCTCGCTGAACTCGATGAACGTCTCGGGCGTGGCCATGACGCTGACGCCGCCCGCCAGGGCGAGCGTGCACTCGCCGGTGCGCAGCGCCTGGGCCGCCCACTGCATGGCCACGAGCGAGGCCGAGCAGGCGGTGTCGACGGTGACGGCCGGGCCTTCGAGGCCGAGCGTGTAGGCGACGCGCCCGGAGACCAGGCTGCCGTCGCTGCTGGTGATGCCGTAGTCGTGGTACATCGCGCCGGCGAACACGCCGGTGCGGCTGCCGCGCAGCGATCCCGGGTCGATGCCGGCCCGTTCCATCGCCTCCCACGTGATTTCGAGCAGGAGCCGCTGCTGGGGGTCCATGGTCAGCGCCTCGCGCGGGCTGATGCCGAAGAACTCCGGGTCGAACAGGGCGGCTTCGTGCAGGAAGCCGCCGTGCCTGACGTAGCTCTTGCCCGGCTTGCCCGGCTCCGGGTCGTACAGCGAGCCCATGTCCCAGCCGCGATCGGCGGGGAACGGGCCGATGGCGTCGCGGCCCTCGGCGACCAGCTCCCACAGGTCCTCGGGCGAGGCGACGCCACCGGGGTAGCGACAGGCCATGCCGATGATCGCGATGGGTTCGGTTGCGGCGTTCGCCGCGGCCCGCAGGCCCGCGGCCTCCCGCCGCAGCCGCTCGTTCTCCACGAGCGAGCCGCGCAGCGCCTCGACGATCTCCTCGACCTTGGCATCCACCGTCGTCTCAGCCTCCGCTCACCGTCGTGGTCCGCGCGCCGTTCGCGCCGACCGAGTCAAGGAATGCGCCCAGCACCTCGTAGAAACGCTCCGGCTCCTCCAGGTGCGGGGAGTGGCTGGAGTTCTCCAGGATCTCCCAGCGGGCGCCGGGGATGAGTTCTTCGAACGGCCGCACCGTGACCGGGGTGGCCTCGTCGTGGCGGCCCGAGAGCACGAGGGTGGGCACGTCGATGCGCGGCAGGCAGTCGATCACCGACCAGTCCCGCAGGCTGCCGATGACGTGGAACTCGTTGGGCCCGTTCATGGTGCGGTAGACCGTGGGGTCGGTCCACGTCTCCATGTAGGAGGCCATGAGTTCGCGCGGCCAGGGGTCGACGCGGCACACGTGGCGGCCGTAGAAGACGAGCATCGCCTGGAGGTATTCCTCGCTGTCCGTGGTGCCCGCCGCCTCGTGGCGGCGCAGCGTATCGTCCACGCCGGGCGGCAGCTGGGCGCGCAGCACGTCCATCTCGGACAGCCACAGCTTGTAGGAGGCGGGGGCGTTGGCGATGACCAGGCCGCGCAGCCCGGCGGGCCGGTCCGAGGCGTGCCGGGCGGCCAGCATGCCGCCCCAGGACTGCCCGAACAGGATGTAGTCGTCCGCGATGCCGAGCCGGTTCAGCAGGTTGTCGAGCTCGTCGAGGAACAACTCGGGCACCCAGAAGCCGGGATCGGCGTCCGGCAGGTGCGTGGAGCCGCCGTTGCCGAGCTGGTCGTAGTGCACGACGGGCCAGCCGCGTTCGGCGAAGTCGGCCAGGCCGATGAGGTAGTCGTGCGTGGAGCCTGGGCCGCCGTGCAGGACGACGAGGGCCGGGCGGCCCTGGCCCGGCTGTCCGGTGACGCGGTACCAGGTCTCGTGGCCCCGGAAGGGAACGGTTCCTCTGGCCGTGGGCGTGGGCGCCATCTGTCAACCACCTCAGAAGTTCGGGTCTTTCCCAGCAGCTCGTGCTCGGCAGCTTCTGCCGCGTCCCCCGCGCGCGGCGTGACATCTCGGGGGGAGCCGTGCCGTTCGGCCGGTCGCGGCTCAGTCGAGCGCCTCCAGCCACTCGTCGATGACCCGGGCGGTCACCGGGGCGTGCTCCTGGCCGAGCGAGAAGTGGTCGCCCTCCACGGTGCGCAGGGTGTGCGACGGGTCCCAGGGGCGGGCCCGCATCAGCGCCGGGTCGGTGCCCTCCGGCGGCTCGACGAACGGCGCGGACGCCTGCACGAACAGGGTTGGGGCGGCCAGCGGGACCGGGTCGAAACCCGCGAGGACCTCGAAGTAGTACGGCATCGCGGACAGGCGGGCCGCGTCGTAGGGGCCGAACATCGACTCGGTCTCCAGCACTTGGCCGAGGAGGTGGTCGAACCCGACGTCCATCGCCGTGTCGTCGACGCGGAAGGTGTCCACGAGGATCAGCCCGGCGGGCGGGGCCCCGACGACCTCCTCCAGGTGGCGGGCGAGCACGTGCCCGATCAGGCCGCCGGATGAGTAGCCGAGCAGCGCGAACGGCTCGCCCCCGGCCGCCGCGAGCACCGCTTCTGCCAGCGCGCCGGTCAGCGCCTCCTGGGAGGCGGGCAGCGGCTCGCCGCGCGCGAACCCGGGCAGCGGCACCGCCGACACGTGCCTGATGTCCTGGAACTCCGAGCCGAGCCGCGCGTGCTGGTGCACGCCGCCGCCCGCCATGGGCGTGGCCAGGCAGATCAGCCGGGGGCGGCCGGGGCCGTCCGCCAGGCGCACGGCGCGCGGGGGGCGTCGCAGGTCGGCGGGCGAGGAGAACCGGGGCCGCAGCGCCGCGACCGAGCCCATCAGCGTCAGCGCCGCGTTGCTCCGGCCCGCCGCGACGGCCTGCCGGAACAGCGCGGTGACCGTCTCGTCCTCGTCGGGTTCAGCCGACTCCCGCGGCCCGGCGGCCTGTTCGCCGGCCAGGCGGGGGGCAAGATCGTCCGCGAGGAGCCGGGCGAGTGCGCGCGGGTTCTTGCTGTCGAACACCGCCATCGCGGGCAGCTTCAGGCCGGTGGCGGCGTTGAGCGCGGTGCGCAGCTCCATCGCGGTGAGCGAGTCGAAGCCGGATTCGAGGAAGTCGCGCTCGGGGTCGACCGCGTCCGCGTCCGCGTGGCCGAGCACGGCGGCGGCCAGGTCGAGCACGAGGGCGCGCAACGCCCCCTCGCGCCGCTCCTCGGGCAGCGCGGCCAGCTCGCGCAGCAGCGCCCGCGGGTCGGTGCCGGCGGCGCGGCGCCGCGCGGCGGGCACCAGGCCGCGCAGCAGCAGCGGGGGTTCGCCGCCCGCCCCGCCGCGCAGCGCGGCGAGGTCGAGGCCGATCGGCACGAGCAGCGGCTCGGGGCGCGCGGCTGCGGCGTCCAGCAGCGCGAGCCCTTCCGCCGAGGACAGCGCGGGCATGCCCTGCCTGCGCATCCGCCGCAGGTCGGCCTCGCCGAGGCCGCCCGCCATGCCGCCGGTGTCCGCCCACAGGCCCCACGCGAGGGACTGGGCGGGCAGGCCCTGGGCGCGGCGGTGCGCGGCGAGCGC
Above is a genomic segment from Streptomyces marincola containing:
- a CDS encoding proline iminopeptidase-family hydrolase, with protein sequence MAPTPTARGTVPFRGHETWYRVTGQPGQGRPALVVLHGGPGSTHDYLIGLADFAERGWPVVHYDQLGNGGSTHLPDADPGFWVPELFLDELDNLLNRLGIADDYILFGQSWGGMLAARHASDRPAGLRGLVIANAPASYKLWLSEMDVLRAQLPPGVDDTLRRHEAAGTTDSEEYLQAMLVFYGRHVCRVDPWPRELMASYMETWTDPTVYRTMNGPNEFHVIGSLRDWSVIDCLPRIDVPTLVLSGRHDEATPVTVRPFEELIPGARWEILENSSHSPHLEEPERFYEVLGAFLDSVGANGARTTTVSGG
- a CDS encoding type I polyketide synthase codes for the protein MDAKVEEIVEALRGSLVENERLRREAAGLRAAANAATEPIAIIGMACRYPGGVASPEDLWELVAEGRDAIGPFPADRGWDMGSLYDPEPGKPGKSYVRHGGFLHEAALFDPEFFGISPREALTMDPQQRLLLEITWEAMERAGIDPGSLRGSRTGVFAGAMYHDYGITSSDGSLVSGRVAYTLGLEGPAVTVDTACSASLVAMQWAAQALRTGECTLALAGGVSVMATPETFIEFSEQRGLSPDGRCRSFAATADGTGWGEGAGVLLLEKLSDARRNGHRVLAVVRGSAVNQDGASNGFSAPNGPSQRRVIRQALAAAGLGTADIDAVEGHGTGTSLGDPIEAQALLATYGQDRAEPLWLGSVKSNIGHTQAAAGVAGVIKMVEAIRRGRLPGTLHVDEATPQVDWEAGNVRLLTESRAWPETGRPRRAAVSSFGVSGTNAHVIIEQAEAGDDAQAPAGPRPAAGVPVPLPLAARTEAALRAQAGQLADQLRAAPALDPVDVGFSLATGRAALARRAVVVGRDREEVIGELTALANDAPLDPAARATGLTAFLFTGQGSQRLGMGRDLHAAFPVFARAFDEVCAELDPAVREVMWGEDKAALERTEFTQPALFAVEVALARLLESWGVEPDFVAGHSIGELAAAHVAGVFTLADAARLVSARARLMGALPPGGAMVAVEATEEEAAAVLGEHVGIAAVNGPASVVLSGTEDAVTAAVERLGARRTSRLKVSHAFHSPLMEPMLDAFRRVAASVTYAQPRVPVVADGDVATAEHWVRHVREAVRFAAAVTRLEAEGVTRYVEIGPDGVLTAMARQCLTTSADTAVLVPAQRRREPEAAAALAALGRLHAAGARVDWAGVFAGRDARRVDLPTYPFQRARYWLDKSGRSGDVTAAGLDRPDHPLLGAMVRLPGSDGAVFTGRLSTGTHPWLPDHTVLGSVLLPGTAYVELAVRAGDQVGCRRVEELTLGAPLVLPGEAGVQIQVAVDAPDPSGRRPVRVYSRADDAPFGNEWVLHAEGTLAPEAAQPREAPAAWPPRDAEPLPADGLYARLDYGPTFHGLRAAWRRGDELFAEIALPEGVEAGRFGLHPALLDAALHALDLVREGATVLPFSWSDVTLHAEGAGAARVRLLLRDEHTVSLDLTDGLGRPVASVGALTLRPVTADGLALSSARVADALFRVDWVPAEGPAPGAAEPPAEAEVTVHRVPPTSGDTPAAVRAATAGALAAVRAALDGDTTLVVVTEGALDGSDLGHAAVAGLVRAAASEHPGRFLLVEADGPVQPRDLLATGEPELRVTGGEILAPRLTAAPAPAEAPVWDTGRTVLITGGTGALGAAVARHLVTAHGVRHLLLTSRRGARAPEAAALVEELAELGAEAEVAACDAADRDALAALLDGRSIGGVVHAAGVLDDGVVSALTPERLDRVLRPKADAAWHLHELTRETEPTAFVLFASLAGVLGAPGQGNYAAANAFLDALARHRHALGLPALSLAWGPWAGAGMADGLDQDGLRALTPAEGLALLDAATGGGEPALVPARFDPAAFGTPPPLLRGLARGRARRVVDAAGPAAGTLGERLAALPESERADEVLGLVRSQAATVLRHAGSDAIDPERAFRDLGFDSLTAIELRNLLGGATGLRLPATLVFDYPTPAELARHLLAELSGGIDAASAAPAVARADDEPIAIVAMACRYPGGVTSPEGLWRLVDEGVDAVSEFPGDRGWDVESIYDPEPGKPGKSYVREGGFLHDAAEFDADFFGISPREARDMDPQQRLLLEVSWEALERAGIDPSSLKGSPTGVFAGVMYHDYPGGSSGSIVSGRVAYTLGLEGPAVTVDTACSSSLVAVHWAARALRSGECSLALVGGVTVMGTPQTFIDFSEQRGLSRDGRCKSFSSSTDGTGWGEGAGVLLVERLSDARRNGHPVLAVVRGSALNQDGASNGLTAPNGPSQQRVIRQALADAGLSPADVDAVEAHGTGTTLGDPIEAQALLATYGQDREEPLWLGSIKSNMGHTQAAAGVAGVIKMVEAMRHGRLPRTLHVEEPTPQVDWSAGNVRLLSEAREWPRGDRPRRAGVSSFGISGTNAHVIVEEAPPAEEAPEPAERRELPVAPVVVSARSTAALDELTARLARLVGVRGALDVGFSAVAGRAVLEHRAVLVGGETYRGLASSGGKVGFLFTGQGSQRVGMGRELYEAFPVFAEAFDEVVGLCEGLGCGVRGVVWGDGERLGWTEFTQPAVFAVEVALFRLVESWGVRPDFVVGHSIGEVAAAHVAGVLGLHDAVRLIVERGRLMQGLPAGGAMVAVEASEDEVAPLLGDRVGLGAVNGPSSVVVSGDEGAVAEVVSRFEGRRTRRLVVSHAFHSPLMEPMLAEFRKVAESVTYHEPRIRMVKDVGSAEYWVGHVREAVRFADDVAALRDAGVTRYLEIGPDGVLAAMTERMVEGTVAATLRRDRPEVESVFGGVARLFTDGVPVDWSAVFAGRGARRVDLPTYPFQRTHYWRAAPAGTGRGDSSDHPLLGAGVELPDTGGAVFTGRLSTDAQPWLADHDVLGTLLLPGTGLVELALRAAEQVGCATVEELTLEAPLVLPERGGVAVRVVVGGPDGSGGRTLGVYSSTDDETWVRNATGAILPDAAPAPEAPAVWPPEGATPLPVDGAYERLLARGYDYGPAFQGLGAAWRAADGTVYAEVALPEDTDATGFGVHPALLDAAMHAGLLQDDEGEVPHLPFAWNGVTLHRPGASALRVRLSPRDADGGGDVLVTDGTGAPVLSVAGLVGRPVSPDQLRAGGHRESLFRLTWTEVAERPAAGTPVVVYEVPRAEGDTPAAVRAALNAVLDRVREWLADAGGEERLAVVTRGAVAVGDEAADPRQAPVWGLVRAAAAENPGRFVLLDLAEGDPVPPLVDEPELAFRDGRLFVPRLTRVPAAEVRERAAWDPEATTLITGGTSGLGALVARHLVTAHGVRRLVLTSRSGEKAAGAAELRAELAAHGAHVAIEACDVADRAALAEVLARHTVGAVVHAAGVVENGLARDLTPERIDAVLRPKVDGAWHLHELTADLDLSAFVLFSSVGGLVLAAGQGNYAAANVFLDALAEHRRRSGLPATSLAFGLWAADTGLGELEAADLERMRRMGLPALAQEEGLALLDDALRTGEAALAPFRLDAAALRARGADRLPALLRGLVRAPRRRPGEQAGGGADDGARLRQRLAALPDDTERGRLLLELVQTRVAAVLGHDGTDAIRPDRAFKDLGFDSLTAVELRNGLRAATGLKLPATLVFDHPTPAAIAAELGERLAEEQAAAAPAGPAGAPLDAELTRLEALLASATPDQDAWNRVADRLRALTAGWIEAHRPDAGEEADLDELSADELFDVLDDELDTRSAR